From one Solanum lycopersicum chromosome 12, SLM_r2.1 genomic stretch:
- the LOC138337048 gene encoding uncharacterized protein has product MAVVNSLSTSFLVTKSSFTTRTVRLPVHRRVVFASSSSSSLSSTTPCQIKLTSKNGLKVFEDKSTGVVFYRDEYGEITCEGYDEGPRFCHQTPKSPSKSRDEEIVELLQRNWFHIADVAVE; this is encoded by the exons ATGGCTGTGGTAAACTCTCTTTCAACATCTTTTCTAGTTACCAAATCATCTTTCACTACAAGGACAGTAAGATTGCCTGTCCATAGACGAGTAGTGTttgcatcatcatcatcatcatcgttatCGTCAACAACTCCGTGTCAGATCAAATTAACTTCGAAAAATGGGCTTAAG gTATTTGAAGATAAGTCAACGGGTGTAGTTTTTTATAGAGATGAATATGGAGAAATCACATGTGAAGGATATGATGAAGGCCCTCGTTTTTGTCACCAAACCCCAAAGTCTCCTTCTAAATCAAG AGATGAAGAGATTGTAGAGCTCCTCCAAAGAAATTGGTTTCATATAGCTGATGTTGCTGTGGAATGA